From Macaca mulatta isolate MMU2019108-1 chromosome 3, T2T-MMU8v2.0, whole genome shotgun sequence, the proteins below share one genomic window:
- the ZBTB21 gene encoding zinc finger and BTB domain-containing protein 21 isoform X1: MEGLLHYINPAHAISLLSALNEERLKGQLCDVLLIVGDQKFRAHKNVLAASSEYFQSLFTNKENESQAVFQLDFCEPDAFDNVLNYIYSSSLFVEKSSLAAVQELGYSLGISFLTNIVSKTPQAPFPACPNRKKVFVEDDENSYQKRSVIVCQSRNEAQGKTVSQNQPDVSHTSRPSPSIAVKANTNKPHVPKPIEPPHSLSLTEKSWPKDSSVGYAKSLEHSGSLDDPNRISLVKRNAVLPSKPLQDREAMDDKPGVSGQLPKGKALELALKRPRPPVLSLCSSSETPYVLKETNKGNGQGEDRNLLYYSKLGLVIPSSGSGSGNQSIDRSGPLVKSLLRRSLSMDSQVPVYSPSIDLKSSQGSSSVSSDAPGNVLCALSQKSSLKDCSEKTALDDRPQVLQPHRLRSFSASQSTDREGASPVTEVRIKTEPSSPLSDPSDIIRVTVGDAAATAAASSSSVTRDLSLKTEDDQKDMSRLPAKRRFQADRRLPFKKLKVNEHGSPVSEDNFEEGSSPTILDADFPDSDLNKDEFGELEGTRPNKKFKCKHCLKIFRSTAGLHRHVNMYHNPEKPYACDICHKRFHTNFKVWTHCQTQHGIVKNPSPASSSHAVLDEKFQRKLIDIVREREIKKALIIKLRRGKPGFQGQSSSQAQQVIKRNLRSRAKGAYICTYCGKAYRFLSQFKQHIKMHPGEKPLGVNKVAKPKEHAPLASPVENKEVYQCRLCNAKLSSLLEQGSHERLCRNAAVCPYCSLRFFSPELKQEHESKCEYKKLTCLECMRTFKSSFSIWRHQVEVHNQNNMAPTENFSLPVLDHNGDVTGSSRPQSHPEPNKVNHIVTTKDDNVFSDSSEQVNFDSEDSSCLPEDLSLSKQLKIQVKEEPVEEAEEEAPEASTAPKEAGPSKEASLWPCEKCGKMFTVHKQLERHQELLCSVKPFICHVCNKAFRTNFRLWSHFQSHMSQASEESAHKESEVCPVPTNSPSPPPLPPPPPLPKIQPLEPDSPTGLSENPTPATEKLFVPQESDTLFYHAPPLSAITFKRQFMCKLCHRTFKTAFSLWSHEQTHN, from the coding sequence ATGGAGGGATTACTGCATTACATCAACCCCGCACACGCCATTTCTCTCCTAAGTGCCCTGAATGAGGAGCGTCTCAAAGGACAGCTGTGCGATGTGCTGCTGATTGTTGGAGACCAAAAGTTCCGAGCTCATAAAAACGTCTTGGCTGCCAGCAGCGAATACTTTCAGAGTTTATtcacaaataaggaaaatgagtcaCAAGCTGTATTTCAGCTTGACTTCTGTGAGCCAGATGCTTTTGATAATGTTTTAAACTACATTTATTCTTCCTCTCTATTTGTTGAGAAGAGCAGCCTTGCTGCTGTGCAAGAACTTGGCTATAGTCTTGGGATTTCCTTTCTGACAAACATCGTTTCTAAAACACCTCAAGCCCCCTTTCCAGCGTGTCCTAATAGAAAAAAAGTGTTTGTAGAAGATGATGAAAACAGTTATCAAAAGAGAAGTGTCATTGTTTGTCAAAGTAGAAACGAAGCACAAGGAAAAACTGTTAGTCAAAATCAACCTGATGTAAGCCATACTTCCCGGCCCTCTCCTAGCATTGCAGTCAAGGCTAATACCAATAAGCCACATGTCCCAAAACCAATTGAACCGCCTCATAGTTTGTCATTAACTGAAAAGAGTTGGCCGAAAGATAGTTCTGTGGGATATGCAAAGTCTCTTGAGCATTCTGGATCTTTGGATGATCCTAATAGAATCAGTTTGGTGAAAAGAAATGCAGTATTGCCTTCAAAGCCTCTGCAAGACAGAGAAGCTATGGATGATAAACCAGGTGTGAGTGGTCAGCTTCCAAAAGGAAAAGCTCTAGAGCTGGCTTTGAAGAGACCACGGCCACCTGTTTTGTCTCTTTGTAGCTCATCAGAGACTCCCTATGTattaaaagaaactaacaaaggaaATGGTCAAGGTGAAGATAGAAACTTGTTGTATTATTCAAAGTTAGGCTTAGTGATCCCATCCAGTGGATCTGGTTCTGGAAACCAAAGCATTGACAGGAGTGGCCCACTTGTTAAGAGTCTCCTCAGACGGTCTTTGTCGATGGATAGCCAGGTTCCTGTCTATTCACCTTCCATAGATTTGAAATCTTCCCAGGGATCATCTTCGGTGTCCAGTGATGCACCAGGGAATGTGTTGTGTGCTTTATCTCAAAAGTCATCTTTAAAAGATTGTAGTGAAAAAACAGCCCTAGATGACAGGCCTCAAGTGCTACAACCGCATCGCCTCAGGTCCTTTAGTGCTTCTCAGTCAACAGACAGAGAGGGAGCCTCCCCTGTGACTGAGGTGCGCATAAAGACCGAGCCCAGCAGCCCGCTGTCGGACCCCTCGGACATCATCCGCGTCACTGTGGGAGATGCGGCAGCAACAGCAGCTGCCTCATCTTCATCGGTCACAAGAGACCTGTCTCTGAAAACAGAAGATGACCAAAAAGACATGAGCAGACTCCCAGCAAAAAGGAGGTTCCAAGCGGACCGAAGGTTGCCGTTTAAGAAGTTAAAGGTGAATGAGCATGGGTCTCCTGTGTCAGAAGATAATTTTGAGGAAGGCTCAAGCCCTACTATCCTTGATGCAGATTTTCCAGATTCTGATTTGAATAAAGACGAATTTGGTGAGTTGGAGGGGACGAGaccaaacaaaaaatttaaatgcaaacatTGCCTTAAGATCTTTAGATCAACAGCAGGTCTTCACCGTCATGTTAACATGTACCATAACCCAGAAAAGCCCTACGCTTGTGACATCTGTCACAAGAGGTTTCACACCAACTTCAAAGTGTGGACACACTGTCAGACCCAACATGGCATAGTGAAGAACCCATCACCAGCCTCTAGTTCACATGCTGTTTTGGATGAAAAATTCCAAAGAAAGCTGATTGAcatagtgagagagagagaaattaagaaGGCCCTGATCATTAAGTTAAGGCGCGGCAAGCCTGGTTTTCAGGGACAGAGTAGCTCCCAAGCGCAGCAAGTCATCAAGAGGAACTTGAGATCTCGAGCCAAAGGAGCTTACATTTGTACTTACTGCGGAAAAGCATACCGCTTTCTCTCTCAATTTAAGCAGCACATAAAAATGCATCCAGGAGAAAAACCCCTTGGAGTAAATAAAGTTGCTAAACCAAAAGAGCATGCTCCTCTTGCAAGTCCAGTAGAAAACAAGGAGGTTTACCAGTGCCGTCTCTGTAATGCTAAGCTCTCTTCTCTCCTAGAGCAAGGAAGCCACGAGCGGCTGTGCCGGAACGCGGCCGTCTGCCCTTACTGCAGCCTCAGGTTTTTCTCGCCCGAGCTGAAGCAAGAACACGAGAGCAAGTGTGAGTATAAGAAGCTGACCTGCCTCGAGTGCATGCGCACCTTCAAGTCCTCTTTCAGCATCTGGCGGCACCAGGTTGAAGTCCATAATCAGAACAACATGGCACCCACCGAAAACTTTTCTTTGCCCGTTTTGGACCACAATGGTGATGTAACTGGTTCTTCAAGGCCCCAGTCCCACCCTGAGCCCAATAAAGTAAACCACATCGTCACCACAAAAGATGATAACGTGTTCAGTGATTCTTCAGAACAAGTTAACTTCGACTCGGAAGATTCCTCTTGTCTCCCTGAAGATCTTAGTCTTTCCAAGCAACTGAAAATCCAAGTCAAAGAGGAGCCTgtggaggaggctgaggaagaggcaCCCGAGGCCAGCACAGCCCCCAAAGAAGCGGGTCCTAGCAAAGAAGCCAGCCTGTGGCCCTGCGAGAAGTGTGGGAAGATGTTCACAGTGCACAAGCAGCTGGAGCGTCACCAGGAGCTTCTGTGCTCTGTGAAACCATTTATTTGTCACGTGTGCAACAAAGCTTTTCGCACTAATTTTAGACTCTGGAGTCACTTCCAGTCGCACATGTCTCAGGCTTCAGAGGAATCGGCACATAAGGAATCTGAGGTGTGCCCTGTTCCCACAAACTCTCCCTCTCCACCACCTCTGCCACCGCCACCGCCACTGCCCAAGATCCAGCCTCTGGAGCCTGACAGCCCCACAGGCCTGTCCGAAAACCCAACTCCAGCCACAGAAAAACTGTTTGTGCCCCAAGAATCAGACACCCTTTTTTACCATGCCCCACCCCTTTCAGCAATCACATTTAAAAGACAGTTTATGTGTAAACTTTGCCACAGGACATTCAAGACTGCATTTAGTCTTTGGAGTCACGAACAAACACACAATTGA
- the ZBTB21 gene encoding zinc finger and BTB domain-containing protein 21 isoform X2, with product MEGLLHYINPAHAISLLSALNEERLKGQLCDVLLIVGDQKFRAHKNVLAASSEYFQSLFTNKENESQAVFQLDFCEPDAFDNVLNYIYSSSLFVEKSSLAAVQELGYSLGISFLTNIVSKTPQAPFPACPNRKKVFVEDDENSYQKRSVIVCQSRNEAQGKTVSQNQPDVSHTSRPSPSIAVKANTNKPHVPKPIEPPHSLSLTEKSWPKDSSVGYAKSLEHSGSLDDPNRISLVKRNAVLPSKPLQDREAMDDKPGVSGQLPKGKALELALKRPRPPVLSLCSSSETPYVLKETNKGNGQGEDRNLLYYSKLGLVIPSSGSGSGNQSIDRSGPLVKSLLRRSLSMDSQVPVYSPSIDLKSSQGSSSVSSDAPGNVLCALSQKSSLKDCSEKTALDDRPQVLQPHRLRSFSASQSTDREGASPVTEVRIKTEPSSPLSDPSDIIRVTVGDAAATAAASSSSVTRDLSLKTEDDQKDMSRLPAKRRFQADRRLPFKKLKVNEHGSPVSEDNFEEGSSPTILDADFPDSDLNKDEFEQGSHERLCRNAAVCPYCSLRFFSPELKQEHESKCEYKKLTCLECMRTFKSSFSIWRHQVEVHNQNNMAPTENFSLPVLDHNGDVTGSSRPQSHPEPNKVNHIVTTKDDNVFSDSSEQVNFDSEDSSCLPEDLSLSKQLKIQVKEEPVEEAEEEAPEASTAPKEAGPSKEASLWPCEKCGKMFTVHKQLERHQELLCSVKPFICHVCNKAFRTNFRLWSHFQSHMSQASEESAHKESEVCPVPTNSPSPPPLPPPPPLPKIQPLEPDSPTGLSENPTPATEKLFVPQESDTLFYHAPPLSAITFKRQFMCKLCHRTFKTAFSLWSHEQTHN from the exons ATGGAGGGATTACTGCATTACATCAACCCCGCACACGCCATTTCTCTCCTAAGTGCCCTGAATGAGGAGCGTCTCAAAGGACAGCTGTGCGATGTGCTGCTGATTGTTGGAGACCAAAAGTTCCGAGCTCATAAAAACGTCTTGGCTGCCAGCAGCGAATACTTTCAGAGTTTATtcacaaataaggaaaatgagtcaCAAGCTGTATTTCAGCTTGACTTCTGTGAGCCAGATGCTTTTGATAATGTTTTAAACTACATTTATTCTTCCTCTCTATTTGTTGAGAAGAGCAGCCTTGCTGCTGTGCAAGAACTTGGCTATAGTCTTGGGATTTCCTTTCTGACAAACATCGTTTCTAAAACACCTCAAGCCCCCTTTCCAGCGTGTCCTAATAGAAAAAAAGTGTTTGTAGAAGATGATGAAAACAGTTATCAAAAGAGAAGTGTCATTGTTTGTCAAAGTAGAAACGAAGCACAAGGAAAAACTGTTAGTCAAAATCAACCTGATGTAAGCCATACTTCCCGGCCCTCTCCTAGCATTGCAGTCAAGGCTAATACCAATAAGCCACATGTCCCAAAACCAATTGAACCGCCTCATAGTTTGTCATTAACTGAAAAGAGTTGGCCGAAAGATAGTTCTGTGGGATATGCAAAGTCTCTTGAGCATTCTGGATCTTTGGATGATCCTAATAGAATCAGTTTGGTGAAAAGAAATGCAGTATTGCCTTCAAAGCCTCTGCAAGACAGAGAAGCTATGGATGATAAACCAGGTGTGAGTGGTCAGCTTCCAAAAGGAAAAGCTCTAGAGCTGGCTTTGAAGAGACCACGGCCACCTGTTTTGTCTCTTTGTAGCTCATCAGAGACTCCCTATGTattaaaagaaactaacaaaggaaATGGTCAAGGTGAAGATAGAAACTTGTTGTATTATTCAAAGTTAGGCTTAGTGATCCCATCCAGTGGATCTGGTTCTGGAAACCAAAGCATTGACAGGAGTGGCCCACTTGTTAAGAGTCTCCTCAGACGGTCTTTGTCGATGGATAGCCAGGTTCCTGTCTATTCACCTTCCATAGATTTGAAATCTTCCCAGGGATCATCTTCGGTGTCCAGTGATGCACCAGGGAATGTGTTGTGTGCTTTATCTCAAAAGTCATCTTTAAAAGATTGTAGTGAAAAAACAGCCCTAGATGACAGGCCTCAAGTGCTACAACCGCATCGCCTCAGGTCCTTTAGTGCTTCTCAGTCAACAGACAGAGAGGGAGCCTCCCCTGTGACTGAGGTGCGCATAAAGACCGAGCCCAGCAGCCCGCTGTCGGACCCCTCGGACATCATCCGCGTCACTGTGGGAGATGCGGCAGCAACAGCAGCTGCCTCATCTTCATCGGTCACAAGAGACCTGTCTCTGAAAACAGAAGATGACCAAAAAGACATGAGCAGACTCCCAGCAAAAAGGAGGTTCCAAGCGGACCGAAGGTTGCCGTTTAAGAAGTTAAAGGTGAATGAGCATGGGTCTCCTGTGTCAGAAGATAATTTTGAGGAAGGCTCAAGCCCTACTATCCTTGATGCAGATTTTCCAGATTCTGATTTGAATAAAGACGAATTTG AGCAAGGAAGCCACGAGCGGCTGTGCCGGAACGCGGCCGTCTGCCCTTACTGCAGCCTCAGGTTTTTCTCGCCCGAGCTGAAGCAAGAACACGAGAGCAAGTGTGAGTATAAGAAGCTGACCTGCCTCGAGTGCATGCGCACCTTCAAGTCCTCTTTCAGCATCTGGCGGCACCAGGTTGAAGTCCATAATCAGAACAACATGGCACCCACCGAAAACTTTTCTTTGCCCGTTTTGGACCACAATGGTGATGTAACTGGTTCTTCAAGGCCCCAGTCCCACCCTGAGCCCAATAAAGTAAACCACATCGTCACCACAAAAGATGATAACGTGTTCAGTGATTCTTCAGAACAAGTTAACTTCGACTCGGAAGATTCCTCTTGTCTCCCTGAAGATCTTAGTCTTTCCAAGCAACTGAAAATCCAAGTCAAAGAGGAGCCTgtggaggaggctgaggaagaggcaCCCGAGGCCAGCACAGCCCCCAAAGAAGCGGGTCCTAGCAAAGAAGCCAGCCTGTGGCCCTGCGAGAAGTGTGGGAAGATGTTCACAGTGCACAAGCAGCTGGAGCGTCACCAGGAGCTTCTGTGCTCTGTGAAACCATTTATTTGTCACGTGTGCAACAAAGCTTTTCGCACTAATTTTAGACTCTGGAGTCACTTCCAGTCGCACATGTCTCAGGCTTCAGAGGAATCGGCACATAAGGAATCTGAGGTGTGCCCTGTTCCCACAAACTCTCCCTCTCCACCACCTCTGCCACCGCCACCGCCACTGCCCAAGATCCAGCCTCTGGAGCCTGACAGCCCCACAGGCCTGTCCGAAAACCCAACTCCAGCCACAGAAAAACTGTTTGTGCCCCAAGAATCAGACACCCTTTTTTACCATGCCCCACCCCTTTCAGCAATCACATTTAAAAGACAGTTTATGTGTAAACTTTGCCACAGGACATTCAAGACTGCATTTAGTCTTTGGAGTCACGAACAAACACACAATTGA